Proteins co-encoded in one Candidatus Limnocylindrales bacterium genomic window:
- a CDS encoding glutathione S-transferase: protein MSGTYTLYTMQNSPYSDKIRALLRYKRLPFDERIENGETRFTVLQARTGKTMVPVVITPDDRAINDSTTIAAHLEEAAPTPPTRWKQPVVDCLAMLLEDYADEWLVRIMLSSRWYHPADAAQNAAIIAANMTHGVYGLDFQTAARDFPPSIIATLPKMGATPENAETWYATFPRILDALDHALARSLFITGASPHQCDFAFYGQLNQIRRDPTGHDWINRGPERVREWMQRLEAACAGEEPVVSPLSDVTSLEPLLRQMAGTYLRMQVANALAVEAGATLVEAELVDGLSFRAAPARYNAKLLGNNLDLLDRVFAAGTEFPDVLFAPLRSELSSLRDAGSPLVTNRASLHAHL, encoded by the coding sequence ATGAGCGGCACCTACACCCTCTACACGATGCAGAACAGCCCGTACTCGGATAAGATCCGCGCGCTGCTCCGCTACAAGCGTCTCCCTTTCGACGAGCGCATCGAGAACGGAGAAACGCGCTTCACCGTGCTCCAGGCACGCACGGGCAAGACGATGGTGCCCGTCGTCATCACTCCCGACGACCGCGCGATCAACGACTCGACGACGATTGCTGCCCATCTGGAGGAGGCCGCACCCACACCGCCCACGCGTTGGAAGCAGCCGGTCGTCGATTGCCTGGCGATGCTGCTCGAGGACTACGCCGATGAGTGGCTCGTTCGGATCATGCTGAGCTCGCGCTGGTACCATCCGGCTGACGCCGCCCAGAATGCCGCGATCATCGCGGCCAACATGACCCACGGTGTCTACGGACTCGATTTTCAGACGGCCGCACGCGACTTCCCGCCCAGCATCATTGCGACATTGCCGAAAATGGGGGCTACGCCGGAGAACGCGGAGACCTGGTACGCAACCTTTCCGCGCATTCTCGACGCACTCGATCACGCGCTCGCGCGATCGCTGTTCATCACCGGTGCTTCACCTCATCAGTGCGATTTCGCGTTCTACGGGCAGCTCAACCAGATCAGACGGGACCCGACGGGGCACGATTGGATCAACCGTGGGCCTGAACGCGTACGGGAATGGATGCAAAGACTCGAGGCGGCGTGCGCAGGAGAAGAACCCGTCGTTTCGCCGTTGTCGGACGTCACGTCGCTCGAGCCGCTGTTGCGGCAGATGGCGGGAACCTACCTTCGCATGCAGGTAGCCAATGCGCTGGCCGTCGAAGCAGGCGCGACGCTCGTCGAAGCCGAGTTGGTCGACGGCCTCTCCTTCCGCGCGGCACCCGCCCGGTACAACGCGAAGCTGCTCGGCAACAACCTCGACCTGCTCGACAGGGTATTTGCCGCAGGTACGGAATTCCCCGATGTGCTGTTCGCACCACTTCGCTCGGAGCTTTCTTCGCTTCGCGACGCCGGTTCGCCGCTCGTGACGAATCGGGCGTCGCTGCACGCGCACTTGTAG